In a single window of the Listeria cossartiae subsp. cossartiae genome:
- a CDS encoding iron-containing alcohol dehydrogenase family protein, producing MLNKELIVRGAPQEYFCQVGAWKTLPTHLERRGLKNVLVVRGNASWEVAKNKFPELSTVTSTFEVYNGGSTYEERDRLVAIMETNKMDAIIAVGGGKIADVCKAAAAVLRLPVIILPTLASTCAAYTPLSVMYDEAGAMIRYDVFASSNALLLIDPEMILDSPKELLVAGIGDTLAKWYEADVIINSLPSKSVEIEIAHIAAKMCRDNLLQYSEEALAAMDKQALNEAFVKIIETNILVGGMVGGFGDDYGRCAGAHSIHDALTMVPETHHLLHGNKVAYGILVQLVIENRWDEIEQLLPFYSKLGLPTSLYDMGLATLADETLIAVAKRATEPHETIHMMPGEMTAEVVLNAMKQLEDSMAMKRVTK from the coding sequence TTGTTGAATAAAGAATTGATTGTTCGCGGAGCTCCGCAAGAGTATTTTTGCCAAGTTGGCGCGTGGAAAACGTTGCCCACTCATTTAGAACGCCGCGGTTTGAAAAATGTGTTAGTAGTTCGTGGAAATGCTTCTTGGGAAGTTGCTAAAAATAAATTCCCTGAATTATCAACGGTTACATCTACTTTTGAAGTATATAATGGTGGTTCTACCTACGAGGAACGTGATCGTCTGGTAGCGATAATGGAAACAAACAAGATGGATGCGATTATTGCAGTTGGTGGCGGGAAAATTGCCGATGTATGTAAAGCAGCAGCCGCGGTTTTACGTTTGCCAGTCATTATTTTACCTACACTTGCATCTACTTGTGCTGCCTATACACCGCTTAGTGTGATGTATGACGAAGCGGGCGCGATGATTCGTTATGATGTATTCGCTAGCAGTAATGCGTTATTATTAATTGATCCAGAAATGATTTTAGATTCTCCAAAAGAACTACTTGTTGCGGGAATTGGTGATACGTTAGCAAAATGGTACGAAGCAGATGTGATTATTAACTCTTTACCGAGCAAATCCGTCGAAATCGAAATTGCCCACATTGCTGCGAAAATGTGTCGTGATAACTTGTTGCAATACAGTGAAGAAGCACTTGCTGCCATGGATAAACAAGCCCTAAATGAAGCATTCGTTAAAATTATCGAAACCAACATTTTAGTTGGCGGAATGGTTGGCGGTTTTGGGGACGATTATGGTCGTTGTGCAGGAGCGCATTCGATTCATGACGCGTTAACGATGGTTCCAGAAACGCATCACTTATTGCATGGTAATAAAGTAGCGTATGGAATTTTAGTGCAATTAGTCATTGAAAATCGTTGGGATGAAATCGAACAACTATTACCTTTTTATTCCAAACTAGGACTTCCAACAAGTTTATATGATATGGGGCTTGCGACACTTGCGGATGAAACGCTTATTGCTGTTGCTAAGCGCGCTACTGAACCGCATGAAACAATCCATATGATGCCAGGTGAAATGACGGCAGAGGTCGTGTTAAATGCGATGAAACAACTGGAAGATAGCATGGCAATGAAACGAGTGACGAAGTAA
- a CDS encoding amino acid ABC transporter ATP-binding protein produces the protein MLEIKKLSKKFDQKTILDNVNITLQNGEILSIVGPSGGGKTTLLRCISGLEKMDAGEIFIDGEKIDPMSRKDVENTIGVVFQEFHLFPHLSVLDNLILAPTLARKTKKDEAIKEATRLLGLLDLADKAESMPFQLSGGQKQRVAIARALAMNPKVLLFDEPTSALDPDLRDHVAALILSLKKVGITQIIVTHDHTFAEKVADQMMEVEPLKKEAI, from the coding sequence ATGTTGGAAATTAAAAAATTATCGAAAAAATTTGATCAAAAAACGATTTTAGATAATGTGAATATAACCTTGCAAAATGGTGAAATACTTTCTATCGTCGGGCCATCAGGTGGCGGGAAAACTACTTTACTTCGCTGTATTAGTGGACTGGAAAAAATGGACGCTGGCGAAATTTTCATTGATGGGGAGAAAATTGACCCAATGTCACGCAAAGATGTCGAAAATACGATTGGTGTTGTGTTCCAAGAATTCCACTTGTTTCCACATTTAAGTGTTCTCGATAATTTGATTTTGGCGCCAACGCTTGCTCGGAAAACAAAAAAAGACGAAGCCATCAAAGAAGCAACAAGATTACTAGGATTACTCGATTTGGCCGATAAAGCGGAAAGTATGCCGTTCCAATTATCGGGTGGACAAAAACAGCGTGTAGCTATTGCTCGCGCGCTTGCGATGAACCCGAAAGTACTCTTGTTTGATGAACCGACATCGGCGCTCGATCCCGACTTACGTGACCACGTGGCAGCGTTAATTTTAAGTTTGAAGAAGGTTGGGATTACGCAGATTATCGTCACGCATGACCACACTTTTGCAGAAAAAGTAGCGGATCAAATGATGGAAGTCGAACCACTAAAAAAGGAGGCAATTTAA
- a CDS encoding amino acid ABC transporter permease — MDYIMGILPALLDGAKTTLLVFAVTLVCSIPLGAVVAVGNISKIAPLKFILNIYIWIMRGTPLLLQLIFIYYGLPIIGVVFDRMDAVFIAFILNYAAYFAEIFRGGFLSIENGQYESAKVLGLTYGQTLRKIVLPQVVKRVLPAIGNEVINLVKDSSLVYILGIGDLLRAGKIAMSRDVTLIPLVLVAAIYLALTAILTILFKQLEKRFSYYK; from the coding sequence ATGGATTATATCATGGGAATTTTACCAGCTTTACTTGACGGGGCAAAAACAACCTTACTCGTTTTTGCTGTGACGTTAGTTTGCTCGATACCACTAGGGGCTGTCGTAGCCGTTGGAAACATTAGCAAAATAGCACCACTTAAATTTATTTTAAATATTTACATTTGGATTATGCGAGGAACGCCATTACTTTTACAATTAATTTTTATCTATTATGGTTTGCCGATTATCGGCGTAGTATTTGACCGGATGGATGCCGTGTTTATTGCCTTTATTTTAAATTATGCTGCGTATTTTGCAGAGATTTTCCGCGGCGGCTTTCTATCTATCGAAAATGGACAATATGAAAGTGCGAAGGTTTTGGGTCTGACGTATGGTCAAACACTTCGAAAAATCGTCTTACCGCAAGTGGTTAAACGTGTCTTACCAGCGATTGGGAATGAGGTCATCAACTTAGTAAAAGATTCTTCCTTAGTTTATATCCTCGGAATCGGCGACTTATTAAGAGCAGGGAAAATTGCCATGAGTCGAGACGTTACCCTAATCCCACTCGTATTAGTGGCAGCAATCTACTTAGCATTAACTGCTATCCTAACCATACTATTTAAACAACTCGAAAAACGTTTTAGTTATTATAAATGA
- a CDS encoding amino acid ABC transporter substrate-binding protein, producing the protein MKKGLLIAVMAVVMLALGACSSSESKEDQWERINKDKEVVIGLDDSFVPMGFRDKDDNLVGFDIDLAKAVFAEYGIKAKFTPIDWTMKESELKNGSIDLIWNGYTVTDARKKQVAFSNAYMKNEQVLVTLKSSNINQFSDMKDKTLGAQNGASSIDDMANKPEVLTDIISNNEPELYDTFDTAFIDLNNKRIDGLIIDEVYARYYIDKQKNKDDYNIVTGGFDATDFAVGMRKSDKELQTKINEAFEKLYKEGKMQEISKKWFGDDEIAKQ; encoded by the coding sequence ATGAAAAAAGGACTATTAATAGCTGTAATGGCGGTTGTGATGTTAGCGCTGGGAGCTTGTTCCAGCAGCGAATCGAAAGAAGACCAATGGGAGCGAATCAATAAAGACAAGGAAGTCGTGATTGGTTTAGATGATAGTTTTGTACCAATGGGATTTCGAGATAAAGATGATAATTTAGTCGGTTTTGATATTGATTTGGCGAAAGCTGTTTTTGCGGAATATGGCATTAAAGCGAAGTTCACGCCGATTGATTGGACGATGAAAGAATCAGAACTGAAAAACGGCTCGATTGATTTAATTTGGAATGGCTATACTGTGACAGATGCTAGAAAGAAACAAGTCGCTTTTAGTAACGCCTACATGAAAAACGAGCAAGTGCTAGTAACGTTGAAATCGAGCAATATTAATCAATTTAGCGATATGAAAGATAAAACACTCGGAGCCCAAAATGGTGCAAGTTCGATTGATGATATGGCGAACAAACCAGAAGTGCTGACAGATATTATAAGTAACAATGAGCCAGAATTATATGATACCTTCGATACGGCTTTTATTGATTTAAATAACAAACGGATTGACGGTTTAATTATTGATGAAGTTTACGCGCGTTATTATATTGATAAACAAAAAAATAAAGACGATTACAACATTGTAACTGGCGGTTTTGATGCGACAGATTTTGCTGTTGGAATGCGCAAAAGTGATAAAGAATTACAAACAAAAATCAATGAAGCTTTTGAAAAATTATACAAAGAAGGAAAAATGCAAGAAATTAGTAAAAAATGGTTTGGTGATGACGAAATCGCCAAGCAGTAG